From the genome of Lawsonella clevelandensis, one region includes:
- a CDS encoding response regulator transcription factor, which produces MTAADNGGFPDYTGTKILVVDDEPSIVELLMVSLKYQGFDVATASSGEDAMAVARRFHPDAFILDIMMPGMDGFRLLSRLREDGHDGPVLFLTAKDGVEDRVRGLTLGADDYVTKPFSLEEVIARLRTILRRSDRSSLGQISNHLTFADIELDDETHEVWKAGQLVELTPTEFALLRYFMVNAGVVLSKARILDNVWDYDFNGDANVVESYISYLRKKIDTGDVKYLHTLRGVGYVLREPRK; this is translated from the coding sequence ATGACTGCTGCAGACAATGGTGGTTTCCCCGACTACACCGGTACTAAGATCCTCGTCGTCGACGATGAACCCTCCATCGTCGAACTCCTCATGGTTAGCCTGAAGTACCAGGGGTTCGACGTGGCCACGGCATCCTCGGGCGAAGACGCCATGGCCGTGGCCCGTCGGTTCCACCCCGATGCCTTCATTCTCGACATCATGATGCCGGGGATGGATGGATTCCGCCTGCTCTCGCGGCTACGGGAAGACGGACATGATGGCCCCGTCCTCTTCCTCACCGCCAAAGACGGAGTCGAGGACCGTGTCCGCGGCCTCACACTGGGAGCTGACGACTACGTCACCAAACCCTTCAGCCTCGAAGAGGTCATCGCCCGCCTCCGCACCATCTTGCGCCGTAGTGACCGCAGTTCCCTTGGACAGATCAGCAACCACCTCACCTTTGCCGATATTGAGCTCGATGACGAAACCCATGAAGTGTGGAAAGCGGGCCAGCTGGTCGAACTCACTCCCACCGAATTCGCCCTGTTGCGCTACTTCATGGTGAACGCCGGCGTGGTGCTCTCCAAAGCCCGCATTCTCGACAACGTCTGGGACTACGACTTCAACGGAGATGCGAATGTCGTGGAGTCCTACATCTCCTATCTGCGCAAAAAGATCGACACTGGAGATGTGAAATACCTCCATACGCTGCGCGGAGTTGGCTATGTCCTACGCGAACCACGCAAGTAA
- a CDS encoding HIT family protein, with product MASVFSMIINGDLPGRFVYKDEQVVAFLSIEPLKPGHTLVVPRQEVNKWTDLPTDVWTHVAEVSQLLGQAVCRAWDAPRAGNIIAGFDVPHTHVHIFPAWHMSDYDFSQAAHDVPAADMDEAAEKIRAALAELGVNWEDGSVL from the coding sequence ATGGCTTCTGTTTTCAGCATGATTATCAATGGCGACCTGCCTGGCCGGTTTGTCTATAAGGACGAGCAGGTCGTGGCCTTTTTGTCGATTGAACCACTTAAGCCGGGGCACACTTTGGTGGTGCCACGCCAGGAAGTAAACAAGTGGACCGATCTGCCGACCGATGTGTGGACGCATGTGGCGGAAGTCTCGCAGCTGCTCGGCCAGGCGGTCTGCCGGGCATGGGATGCACCGCGTGCTGGCAACATTATTGCCGGTTTTGACGTTCCGCATACACACGTCCACATCTTCCCCGCCTGGCACATGTCGGACTACGACTTCTCCCAGGCCGCCCACGATGTTCCCGCTGCCGATATGGACGAGGCAGCCGAGAAAATTCGGGCGGCCCTCGCAGAGCTGGGCGTGAACTGGGAAGACGGTTCCGTACTCTAG
- a CDS encoding family 1 glycosylhydrolase, translating into MKLRSLSTKLVAAVATVAMLAAPLATAAPAEAAQKDVTKGWDKFYWGSATAGFQVEGSNYDSNWLRYVNRASKKDPKKVNPVKNATDFRHRYKEDLGNAAWMGLNTFRISMEWSRIEPKKGQWNWKEIHYYDNVITTMRKHGITPMITTVHYVYPGWVQDQGGFMNKKTLQDYKRFVDFLAKRYSGNGTMWITFNEPLVFFGHEVEIGNITNADMVPFMKNVQAAHKIAYYTIKKYDKRAHIGSNEAYLPLVTSAADQFFFKPVEKELDFVGIDYYYTVALSNLSAIYGATSEFDKIDPQPEGIYFAIQHFSDAFPDKPVYIVENGIPSYNGHRPDGFTKGNWLNDTVFWIQRAVADGYPVVGYNYWSITDNYEWGQYDSRFGLYTVDVLKDPTLKRKPTDGPAAFRQITKNGGVPQNYKLKSPLRFCPLSEGLRSCVNPPQVYGPRAILK; encoded by the coding sequence ATGAAGCTGCGCTCGCTTTCCACGAAGCTCGTTGCCGCCGTCGCTACCGTAGCCATGCTGGCTGCCCCCCTCGCCACTGCCGCCCCCGCCGAGGCCGCCCAAAAGGACGTCACCAAGGGCTGGGATAAGTTCTACTGGGGCTCCGCCACTGCTGGTTTCCAGGTGGAAGGCAGCAACTATGACAGCAACTGGCTGCGCTACGTCAACCGCGCATCCAAGAAAGACCCCAAGAAGGTCAACCCCGTAAAGAACGCCACGGACTTCCGTCACCGCTATAAGGAAGACCTCGGCAACGCCGCCTGGATGGGGCTCAACACCTTCCGTATCTCCATGGAATGGTCCCGTATCGAGCCAAAGAAGGGGCAGTGGAACTGGAAAGAGATCCACTACTACGACAATGTCATCACGACCATGCGCAAGCACGGCATAACCCCGATGATCACCACCGTCCATTACGTGTACCCCGGCTGGGTGCAGGACCAGGGCGGCTTCATGAACAAGAAAACCCTGCAGGATTACAAGCGCTTCGTTGACTTCCTCGCCAAGCGCTACTCCGGCAACGGCACCATGTGGATCACCTTCAACGAGCCGCTCGTTTTCTTCGGCCACGAAGTGGAAATCGGCAACATCACCAATGCCGACATGGTCCCTTTTATGAAGAACGTGCAGGCAGCCCACAAGATCGCGTACTACACCATCAAGAAGTATGACAAGCGCGCCCACATCGGCTCCAACGAAGCCTACCTACCCCTCGTCACCTCCGCTGCCGACCAATTCTTCTTCAAACCGGTAGAGAAAGAACTCGACTTCGTCGGCATCGACTACTACTACACTGTCGCCCTCTCGAACCTCTCCGCCATCTACGGCGCCACCTCCGAGTTCGACAAGATCGACCCCCAGCCGGAAGGTATCTACTTCGCCATCCAGCACTTCTCCGATGCCTTCCCCGACAAGCCCGTCTACATCGTGGAGAACGGTATCCCCAGCTACAACGGACACCGTCCCGACGGCTTCACAAAGGGCAACTGGCTGAACGACACCGTGTTCTGGATCCAGCGTGCAGTAGCTGACGGCTACCCCGTGGTGGGCTACAACTACTGGTCCATCACCGACAACTACGAGTGGGGCCAGTACGACTCCCGCTTCGGTCTCTACACCGTCGACGTGCTGAAAGACCCTACTCTCAAGCGCAAGCCCACCGACGGTCCGGCCGCCTTCCGCCAGATCACCAAGAACGGCGGTGTTCCTCAGAACTACAAGCTGAAGTCGCCGCTGCGCTTCTGCCCGCTATCCGAAGGCCTTCGCTCCTGCGTCAACCCGCCGCAGGTCTACGGTCCCCGCGCCATCTTGAAGTAG
- a CDS encoding sensor histidine kinase: protein MSYANHASNLYDTAAYPQHERVPLVARLPLRVSLTIGCLILLFIGIVASNVFVATAQWNTSMNALATDLKDARYGWAAHPGALALAQYGAGDTMHDLRNGHNHDDDVDVDVDDNVATTPPSHFFLSLTFPDGDTEIYNDNRALPDVSSLPVDNAIHEVKSEGPGPTWRAICYPVDLIVGWDSPAGPRIVPGVATLALPMDAARNSLRRLITLQVLVGLIILTLAGGLSWLLVNSALAPLQKVEDAAVDIATGDYSRRVPLTGYNTEVESLGYAFNRMALQVQNTFAERASSENRARLNESSMRRFVGDASHELRTPLTAVRGFADAAQMGAIDTDTALERISEESSRMQVLVEDLLLLARIDNDRPFDLSDITEVDLGTLLTNAVDAARVSWPEREISLLLPEDGIAVGDETRLRQVVDNLITNALRHAGTDAQVWVGLRIDHDHDNALIMVSDNGIGMDAETTAHVFDRFFRGDNSRARDTGDRTGGRGSGLGLSIVKSLVESHRGTVTVASSPGAGTQFVVTLPLAVESDD, encoded by the coding sequence ATGTCCTACGCGAACCACGCAAGTAACCTCTACGACACTGCCGCCTACCCGCAGCACGAGCGGGTACCCCTCGTCGCGCGCCTACCACTCCGCGTCTCCCTCACCATCGGCTGCCTTATCTTGCTGTTTATCGGCATTGTCGCCTCCAATGTGTTCGTGGCGACAGCCCAATGGAATACCAGCATGAACGCCCTCGCCACCGACCTTAAAGATGCCCGCTACGGGTGGGCCGCCCACCCCGGTGCACTGGCACTCGCACAGTACGGTGCCGGCGACACCATGCACGACCTCCGGAACGGACACAACCACGACGACGACGTCGACGTCGACGTCGACGACAACGTAGCGACCACCCCGCCGTCACACTTCTTTCTCTCCCTCACTTTCCCAGATGGGGACACCGAGATCTATAACGACAACCGTGCCCTGCCCGACGTCAGTAGCCTCCCGGTGGACAACGCCATTCACGAAGTGAAGTCCGAAGGCCCCGGGCCCACCTGGCGAGCAATCTGCTATCCTGTGGACCTCATTGTCGGCTGGGACAGCCCCGCCGGGCCTCGCATTGTCCCGGGCGTCGCCACCCTGGCTCTCCCCATGGATGCCGCCCGCAACTCGCTGCGGCGTCTCATCACCCTTCAAGTGCTGGTAGGACTCATCATCCTTACTCTGGCCGGAGGCCTCAGCTGGCTGCTCGTCAACAGTGCCCTCGCCCCCCTCCAAAAAGTCGAAGATGCTGCTGTCGACATTGCCACCGGAGACTATTCGCGCCGTGTTCCCCTCACCGGCTACAACACAGAAGTAGAATCTTTGGGCTACGCCTTCAACCGTATGGCATTACAGGTGCAGAATACCTTTGCGGAGCGGGCGTCTTCAGAGAATCGCGCGCGCCTCAATGAGAGCAGTATGCGCCGTTTTGTGGGGGATGCCTCGCATGAGCTGCGCACCCCGCTGACCGCCGTGCGCGGCTTTGCCGACGCTGCCCAAATGGGAGCCATCGATACAGATACGGCGCTGGAACGCATTAGTGAGGAAAGCAGCCGCATGCAGGTGCTGGTAGAGGACCTCCTGCTGCTGGCGCGTATCGACAACGACCGGCCCTTCGACCTTTCGGACATTACCGAAGTTGACCTCGGGACACTGCTCACCAACGCGGTCGATGCGGCACGCGTGTCCTGGCCAGAACGTGAAATCTCGCTACTGCTCCCCGAAGACGGTATTGCGGTGGGCGATGAGACGCGTCTCCGGCAGGTAGTGGACAACCTCATCACCAATGCGCTCCGACATGCTGGGACAGACGCTCAAGTGTGGGTGGGATTGCGCATCGACCACGACCATGACAACGCCCTCATTATGGTCTCCGACAACGGCATCGGGATGGATGCCGAGACCACCGCCCACGTGTTTGACCGCTTCTTCCGCGGCGACAATTCGCGCGCCAGAGACACTGGGGACCGCACCGGTGGACGCGGCTCCGGACTCGGGCTTTCCATTGTGAAGTCCCTCGTGGAGTCGCATCGCGGCACCGTCACCGTGGCAAGCAGCCCGGGTGCCGGGACGCAATTCGTGGTGACGCTGCCCCTCGCGGTGGAAAGCGACGACTAG
- a CDS encoding alpha,alpha-trehalose-phosphate synthase (UDP-forming), which yields MTGTNDQNETAESSQNTVDVADVKHVDATKCADFLVVANRLPTDLVTNEDGSQEWKRSPGGLVTALEPILRKNHGAWIGWPGVPDAAPEPFEQNGSTVVPLALSADEVQHYYEGFSNDTLWPLYHNCIVPPTYREDWWQSYQKVNRRFAERAAEVAAPNGMVWVNDYQLQLVPQMLRELRPDVRIGFFLHIPFPPLELFDQLPWRDEIIDGLLGADLVGFHLPHDAVNFQRLTFVRRKHAITRGQINTPGHYGEVAVPDGEGGLRSVRVGAFPISIDSPSFNSTARKQTIRRRGLELRRSLGNPEKLALGVDRLDYTKGIEVRLEALHQLLKEGRIDPDKFVFVQMATPSRERVDAYRELRSRVEEKVARINGEFGTVGKPVVSYLHQSAVFEELLALYRSADVMLVTPLKDGMNLVCKEYVAATTNGNGALVLSEFAGAARELRSAYLCNPYDIEGVKDAIMSALTDPDEDRRRRMRALRRQVLTHDVNRWARSFLDALPENSTPKVNTQLKE from the coding sequence ATGACGGGCACTAACGACCAGAACGAAACCGCAGAAAGCTCCCAGAACACCGTCGACGTCGCTGACGTCAAACACGTCGACGCCACTAAGTGTGCCGACTTCCTCGTCGTTGCCAACCGGCTTCCCACCGACCTCGTCACCAATGAAGACGGCTCCCAAGAGTGGAAGCGCAGCCCCGGTGGACTCGTCACCGCTCTCGAACCCATTCTCCGCAAAAACCACGGTGCCTGGATCGGCTGGCCCGGCGTCCCCGACGCAGCCCCCGAACCCTTCGAACAGAATGGCAGTACCGTCGTCCCCCTCGCCCTCAGTGCCGACGAAGTTCAACACTATTACGAAGGCTTCTCCAACGACACCTTGTGGCCCCTCTACCACAACTGCATCGTCCCCCCGACCTACCGGGAAGACTGGTGGCAAAGCTACCAGAAAGTGAACCGACGCTTCGCCGAGCGAGCCGCCGAAGTGGCCGCCCCCAACGGCATGGTCTGGGTGAACGACTACCAACTGCAGCTGGTGCCGCAAATGCTGCGGGAGCTTCGCCCCGACGTACGCATCGGTTTCTTCCTCCACATCCCCTTCCCACCGCTGGAGCTATTCGACCAGCTGCCGTGGCGCGACGAGATCATCGACGGCCTGCTCGGTGCGGACTTGGTGGGCTTCCACCTGCCCCACGACGCCGTCAACTTCCAGCGGCTCACCTTCGTCCGCCGCAAGCACGCCATCACCCGCGGCCAAATCAACACCCCTGGCCACTACGGTGAAGTGGCTGTCCCCGATGGTGAAGGCGGACTCCGCTCTGTCCGCGTAGGCGCCTTCCCCATCTCCATCGACTCCCCCAGTTTCAACTCCACCGCCCGCAAACAGACCATCCGCCGTCGTGGTCTGGAACTGCGCCGCAGCCTCGGCAACCCTGAGAAACTTGCGTTGGGTGTAGACCGCCTGGACTACACCAAGGGCATTGAGGTGCGACTGGAAGCACTTCATCAGCTTCTCAAAGAAGGCCGGATTGATCCTGACAAGTTCGTCTTTGTGCAAATGGCCACCCCCAGCCGGGAGCGCGTAGACGCCTACCGGGAGTTGCGCTCCCGGGTGGAGGAGAAGGTAGCTCGTATTAATGGCGAGTTCGGTACTGTCGGCAAACCCGTGGTATCTTACCTGCATCAATCTGCTGTATTTGAAGAGCTGCTGGCACTGTACCGCAGTGCGGATGTCATGCTTGTGACCCCGCTGAAAGACGGCATGAACCTTGTATGCAAAGAATATGTAGCGGCTACCACCAATGGTAACGGAGCTCTGGTATTATCCGAGTTCGCAGGTGCAGCCCGTGAATTACGATCTGCATACTTATGTAATCCTTACGACATCGAAGGTGTGAAAGATGCGATTATGAGTGCGCTCACGGACCCCGACGAGGATCGCCGCCGCCGTATGCGGGCTCTCCGTCGCCAGGTTCTCACTCACGATGTCAACCGGTGGGCTCGTTCGTTCTTAGATGCTCTCCCAGAGAACTCGACGCCTAAAGTGAATACCCAATTAAAGGAATAG
- a CDS encoding glycerophosphodiester phosphodiesterase family protein — protein MKKTLLAALCAAAMIPASVTPAMAAPNPARNLPQGFDLQAHRGGKAETTESSLAAYEHALTLGVTTLELDISLSKDGKPMIWHDMTIQKKKCRDTAPAFPNDPAYPYVGKFITELTWQQLRTVRCDKFQEQYKDTLHRVPGATIYTLDELFTMVNKKATYPVHFNIETKVVPGKESDAKAYQTMKTIVDMARRHKVLNRVMLQSFDWRTLAMVRKYAPSVPTVMLFGRIQWVPFTPMSGPVSYLEVGGDIIKAAKQLGAQVLSPDYGSADDLYANAAFCARAHKAGLKVVPYTVDSEEAMRNQIKAGADGIITNYPSRGMKVARQMKKL, from the coding sequence ATGAAGAAAACACTCCTCGCCGCCCTCTGTGCAGCTGCCATGATTCCGGCATCTGTGACGCCCGCGATGGCCGCCCCCAACCCGGCACGTAACCTCCCCCAAGGGTTCGATCTGCAGGCTCACCGTGGCGGCAAGGCGGAGACCACCGAAAGTTCTCTCGCTGCCTACGAACACGCCCTCACATTGGGTGTCACCACTCTGGAGTTGGATATTTCCCTCTCCAAGGACGGCAAGCCGATGATCTGGCACGACATGACCATTCAGAAAAAGAAGTGCCGGGACACCGCTCCGGCCTTCCCGAATGATCCCGCCTACCCCTATGTGGGAAAGTTCATCACCGAGCTGACATGGCAGCAGCTGCGCACCGTCCGCTGCGATAAGTTCCAGGAACAGTACAAGGACACTCTCCATCGGGTACCCGGTGCCACCATTTACACCTTGGACGAGCTGTTCACAATGGTGAACAAGAAGGCCACCTATCCGGTGCACTTCAACATCGAGACCAAGGTGGTGCCTGGCAAGGAAAGCGATGCCAAGGCCTACCAGACAATGAAGACCATTGTTGATATGGCCCGCCGGCACAAGGTGCTGAACCGTGTCATGCTGCAATCCTTTGACTGGCGGACGCTTGCCATGGTGCGCAAGTATGCCCCCAGCGTGCCCACCGTCATGCTCTTCGGGCGCATCCAATGGGTGCCCTTCACCCCGATGAGCGGTCCGGTGAGCTACCTTGAGGTAGGCGGTGACATCATCAAGGCTGCCAAACAGCTTGGTGCGCAAGTACTGAGCCCCGACTACGGCAGTGCCGATGACCTCTACGCCAACGCCGCATTCTGCGCCCGTGCACACAAGGCCGGCTTGAAAGTCGTGCCCTACACGGTGGACTCGGAAGAGGCGATGCGCAATCAAATCAAGGCGGGTGCTGATGGCATCATCACCAACTACCCGTCTCGCGGGATGAAGGTGGCCCGCCAAATGAAGAAGCTCTAG
- a CDS encoding glycerophosphodiester phosphodiesterase family protein, whose protein sequence is MKTSPLRRGATLALTLPLVLGLAACSDNSGDKKDSTATVTSTTTTAANHVKGLPNGFDLQAHRGGRGENTEESAQAFRHALELGVTTLEFDVVMSKDGVPVVWHDPEVQAEKCRDTAPATPGDHFYPYVGKLLHQLTWAQLQTLRCDKKLAKFPAQQAAKDNRMLQLKDVFALAKKYGATKEIYYNIETKVEGEHRDWSAAPSVFVNAILAAVKDAGVQDHVMIQSFDWRTFPLVKAAAPNIPLVMLWDETTWLKGSPWIGDVSYEEVNGDILKAAKKLGVQVLSPGYTNPYGLLPGQREYKLVADKEFVQAAHKEGFRVVPWTINNKDVLAQQIEAGVDGIITDYPTMLRKVMEDKGMPLPKSFTVKKKTKEVTKQD, encoded by the coding sequence ATGAAAACTTCTCCGCTGCGTCGTGGCGCGACCCTGGCACTCACCTTGCCGCTAGTGCTTGGGCTCGCCGCGTGCTCCGATAACTCTGGTGACAAGAAGGACTCCACGGCGACCGTGACGTCCACCACTACTACCGCCGCCAATCACGTGAAGGGGCTTCCGAACGGCTTCGATCTGCAGGCTCACCGTGGTGGCCGTGGAGAGAACACCGAAGAATCCGCACAGGCCTTCCGCCATGCGCTAGAGCTGGGTGTCACCACTCTCGAATTCGACGTCGTGATGTCCAAGGATGGCGTGCCCGTCGTCTGGCATGACCCCGAGGTACAGGCCGAGAAGTGCCGCGATACCGCCCCCGCCACCCCCGGCGACCACTTCTACCCCTATGTGGGTAAGCTGCTCCACCAGCTGACCTGGGCACAGCTGCAGACCCTCCGCTGTGACAAGAAGCTTGCCAAGTTCCCCGCCCAGCAGGCGGCCAAGGATAACCGCATGCTGCAGCTGAAGGACGTCTTTGCCCTTGCGAAGAAGTACGGTGCCACCAAGGAGATCTACTACAACATCGAAACCAAGGTGGAAGGCGAGCACCGTGACTGGTCCGCAGCCCCCTCGGTCTTCGTCAACGCCATTCTTGCCGCGGTGAAGGACGCCGGCGTGCAAGACCACGTCATGATTCAGTCTTTCGACTGGCGCACTTTCCCCCTTGTGAAGGCCGCTGCCCCGAACATCCCGCTGGTGATGCTGTGGGATGAAACCACCTGGTTGAAGGGATCCCCCTGGATCGGTGATGTGAGCTACGAAGAGGTTAACGGCGACATCCTCAAGGCTGCCAAGAAGCTGGGTGTGCAGGTACTGTCCCCCGGCTACACCAACCCCTATGGGCTTCTCCCCGGCCAGCGGGAGTACAAGCTCGTCGCGGACAAGGAGTTCGTGCAGGCTGCCCACAAGGAGGGCTTCCGAGTTGTACCGTGGACGATTAACAACAAGGATGTCCTCGCCCAGCAGATCGAGGCCGGTGTTGACGGCATCATCACCGACTACCCGACCATGCTCCGCAAGGTCATGGAAGATAAGGGCATGCCGCTCCCCAAGTCCTTCACCGTAAAGAAGAAAACGAAGGAAGTCACCAAGCAGGACTAG
- a CDS encoding helix-turn-helix transcriptional regulator: protein MAKLGAVQSPGYPFPPANPAGNELPPRRKLILDTIREADAPMQPREIASELHLHLNTIRDHLAALVEAGLLIRKTVPHAGRGRPAIAYMTPPGDTDTPDRRTSNALIVMLLDHLDETSPLPEVEARRMGEKMGRYLATTLNSERPLYLELLRLAQDWGFDASWHSSSNTLTLGSCPLGLEDKIRCNLLSEIHAGVLRGVVEGTGHSLDDCKTVSREDGTSCVQFLPKAFTNVV from the coding sequence ATGGCCAAGCTTGGCGCAGTGCAGAGTCCGGGATACCCCTTCCCCCCTGCAAACCCTGCTGGAAATGAGCTCCCGCCGCGCCGCAAACTGATTCTCGACACAATCCGAGAGGCAGATGCGCCGATGCAACCCCGGGAAATCGCCAGCGAACTCCATCTTCATCTCAATACCATCAGAGACCACCTCGCCGCCCTGGTCGAGGCAGGCCTTCTGATCCGTAAAACCGTGCCGCATGCGGGGCGAGGCCGGCCAGCCATCGCCTACATGACACCGCCGGGCGACACCGACACTCCGGATCGTCGCACCTCCAACGCCCTCATCGTCATGCTGCTCGATCACCTCGACGAGACCTCCCCCCTCCCCGAAGTGGAGGCCCGCCGAATGGGAGAGAAGATGGGACGGTACCTGGCGACCACCCTCAACTCGGAACGTCCGCTCTACCTCGAGCTCCTGCGACTTGCTCAAGACTGGGGCTTCGACGCATCCTGGCACAGTTCCTCCAATACTCTCACGCTGGGTAGCTGCCCACTGGGACTGGAGGATAAAATCCGCTGCAACCTGCTCTCCGAGATTCACGCTGGTGTCCTGCGTGGCGTGGTCGAGGGAACCGGACACAGCCTGGACGATTGCAAGACCGTCAGCCGGGAGGATGGCACCAGTTGCGTGCAATTCCTTCCCAAAGCGTTCACCAACGTCGTCTAA
- the purD gene encoding phosphoribosylamine--glycine ligase, producing MRVLLIGSGAREHALLLGLARDSEVTDIHIANGNAGTDAAPAGSHATVTRHSVVETSRSGCVALAQDIQPDLVIIGPEAPLVRGVADALRKAGFNVFGPNKDAARIEGSKAFAKDVMKAAGVRTAHAEIISADSEGVAAPSDAVIDEALDHFGPIWVVKDDGLAAGKGVVVTDDRKKALAHVNEVLDAGNPVLLESYLDGPEISLFCLVDGETVVPLLPAQDHKRAYDNDEGPNTGGMGAYCPLPWLPEGSVERIVKEVCEPVAKEMVKRGCPYSGLLYAGLAWGKEGPAVVEFNCRFGDPETQAVLSLLKTPLGQLLYSVATGTLVDQPPLEWEDGSAVVVVLAAENYPAEPRKGDIIMGIEKLEKKHPAAVLHAGTARDKDGNYVSNGGRILGVVGKGSDLTAARAQAYKYLDRIDLDGGFSRRDIGQKAEEGKIFIPK from the coding sequence ATGCGAGTACTTCTAATCGGCTCTGGAGCCCGTGAACATGCCCTCCTCCTCGGTCTAGCCCGCGACTCGGAGGTCACCGACATCCACATTGCTAATGGCAATGCGGGAACTGACGCGGCCCCCGCCGGCTCCCATGCCACAGTCACCCGCCACTCAGTGGTAGAAACCTCCCGCAGTGGCTGCGTGGCACTCGCCCAGGACATCCAACCCGACCTCGTCATCATTGGGCCGGAAGCGCCGCTGGTACGCGGTGTCGCTGATGCTCTCCGCAAGGCCGGATTCAATGTTTTCGGCCCCAACAAGGACGCTGCCCGCATTGAAGGTTCTAAGGCCTTCGCCAAGGACGTCATGAAGGCAGCCGGGGTGCGCACCGCCCATGCAGAGATCATCTCTGCCGATTCGGAAGGCGTGGCTGCTCCTTCAGATGCTGTCATCGACGAAGCCCTCGACCACTTCGGCCCCATCTGGGTGGTGAAGGATGACGGGCTAGCTGCCGGCAAAGGCGTTGTCGTCACCGACGATCGCAAAAAGGCCCTTGCCCATGTCAACGAAGTTTTGGATGCCGGGAACCCGGTGCTCCTGGAGAGCTACCTGGACGGCCCCGAGATTTCCCTCTTCTGTCTGGTTGACGGCGAAACTGTGGTGCCGCTGTTGCCCGCCCAGGATCACAAGCGCGCCTATGACAATGACGAAGGCCCCAACACTGGGGGTATGGGCGCCTACTGCCCGCTGCCGTGGCTGCCCGAAGGTAGTGTAGAGCGCATCGTGAAGGAGGTGTGCGAACCCGTTGCTAAGGAAATGGTGAAGCGTGGCTGCCCCTACTCGGGACTCCTTTACGCCGGCCTCGCCTGGGGCAAGGAAGGCCCCGCCGTGGTGGAATTCAACTGCCGCTTCGGCGACCCAGAAACGCAGGCAGTACTTTCCCTCCTGAAAACCCCGCTGGGTCAGCTACTCTACTCGGTGGCTACCGGTACGTTGGTGGACCAGCCACCACTCGAGTGGGAGGACGGCTCTGCGGTGGTGGTTGTGCTGGCGGCGGAAAACTATCCGGCGGAACCCCGCAAGGGAGACATCATTATGGGCATCGAGAAGCTCGAGAAGAAGCACCCCGCAGCGGTGCTGCATGCCGGTACAGCTCGTGATAAAGATGGCAACTATGTGTCAAATGGCGGACGTATCCTTGGCGTGGTAGGCAAAGGTTCTGACCTCACCGCAGCGCGTGCCCAAGCGTACAAATACTTGGATCGAATCGACCTCGACGGAGGCTTCAGTCGTCGGGACATTGGGCAAAAAGCTGAAGAGGGAAAGATCTTCATTCCTAAGTAA